Genomic DNA from Zonotrichia albicollis isolate bZonAlb1 chromosome 12, bZonAlb1.hap1, whole genome shotgun sequence:
CAAGCATTTTGTGTTGATGCAAGGCCTGTaccagggtttgggtttttgtgtgtgtatgcttTGAATGTGAGTCTTTGCAGGACTATTAATAATTAGACCATGTACTGAAGAGAACATGTTACTGTGTTGTGCTGTCCAGTGCTGAAGAGGGTTGAGACAGAGCAGGtagctctgtgtctgtgtgtaacTTGCATGAGCAGCACgtgagcagtgcccagggcctggaGAAGCAAACGGGTTCACGGTGCTGAGGACAGGGTGTCCAGAGCTCGGGATTGTCTGGCCAAGCTCTTCTGGCTCCTTGTGCTTGGAGCCCTGGCcgggagccctgcagagccccgggCGCAGCTTCCCAACTTccccctctgcctcctccctgcctccagggTAAAGGCACTCCCTGGCATtgcactggctgtgcctccctccTAGAGCCGTGAAGGGATCCTTTCCCAGCCAAGGTGGCTCTCCCGTGGAGACAGGAAAATGGACaaactcctgctgccccagcatcaGGCAGgtgcagggtgtccctgcctgtcagcccctgccctgcttcccagAGATGCCACTGATTGTTCTGGAAGTCATGGatctggatttccaggagcatgTTTGCAAAGACACGAAAGAGAAAAATTGACAAGAATTGTTTGTGCTTTTCTTCCTGAGTTTTTTCCAATGTATTTTCTAGTAGGAAAGCATCGACCAAACTGGCAAAGTTCATATAATGTAGGAAAAGCATCCTCCTGTATTTGACTTGAGTGGAGGACAGTTGCAAGCTCTCCTGTCAAATGTTCACAGAAAATTCTCAGTGCATTTGGTGTCTTTCGACTGAGTCTGTATAAAAGATGACGATTCTCAGAAGCTGAATactaatttttccatttatatgAAATGTGAAAGTTGTTAGTTCATAGGATGACAGATAACTGAGGTCTGGAGGCAGCTGTGGTGGTGTCCAGGTTTATCTCCAGTACCCAATGGTGATCAGAAGCAGCATCAAAGCAGGTTCATCTTAGTTTTCTGCAGACAGGTCTTGAGGAAAACATCAGTTCACCTAGAGCAGGGTTTGAATCCCTGCAGTGCAGGTGACTCCGCACCGGCTCTCTGGGCCAccgcctgccaggggcaggagcagagatttcccttGGCCGGGGCCGGAGCCCTGGCGTGGCAGTGCCTGAACAGCACCTCCCTGCCTACAGTGCCACCCTGGatggctgccccagggcctggcaTTTGACCCTGCACTTGCTGCAGGAGTCCTGGCCCTGCTTCCACCCTGAGCAAACGCTCGGAGCCATCTCAGAAGCTCGGTGCCCGAGGGGGCCGCCACAAGTGGTTGCCAGGGACCTGAGGCCATGGCTGCCCCGATTTTGGGTACACGGCTCTGATGTCAGAGTGGCCATTGTGACCTGTGCCACCAAGGCCACAAAAGGGGACGCTGGGCTCTGGCCGAGTGTCAGTGCGACCTGACAACGGGAGGAGAAGGTAAGGCGAGGACGTGGCTGCCCAGGGACCAGAGGGGCCCCACACCTCGGGGCTCtgggcctgtgctgcagcctcacctgcctctcccttcccagaATCAGCGGAGGAACAGCCAGGACTCTGCGGTGTTCCTCAACGCGACGACGGGAGGAGAAAGCGGACGGGAGCAGGGCTCACGcaggcctgagcagggagtagAGCCTCGTGGCTCTGGGCCTGTTCTGCAAACTCCCCCCCCTCTTCTTTCTCCCACAGACAGAGAGTACCTGCACCTTGAAGCGACAACGTCCCTCCAGGACAGAGACGCAGGACAGACAGCCGCCATGTCTGAGAGCAAGCAGGAGGGCCCTGGAGCCaaggagccaggtgagggcaaagcagccctgtgacagcctggcccaggggctcttgtggcagctggcagcgtggggatcagagcagaggcagggggaggcaggagctgctcggccatgccggggctgggagcctccttcctgcccaagtggggcccagctgggccagggggcagctcctgggacagccgtgcccacaatggcccctgctctgcaaggcctccagccctgcccatcagccaggcagggacagagcagccttggggccgatgctgctgcaggctcagagtcccacagagctgctcatgcccggtgccattggctctgtcccctgcagcctgcatgctgtgtcGCCGTGCCGAGGCTGACCCGGACATGTGCGGTGACAAAGTGCACAAgggtgggctctgtgcccacaggttCTGCATGGTGAGTGGCTCCGGGCGCTCCCTCCACCATTGcaatgggcagctcctgccacccTCTCCTCATCAGCTCCTCTCCTTGCCTGCAGCTCTTCGCAACTCTACTCTTTCGGGATCAGAACCGCCACGTTGGACTGATGGGCTTTCTCCCTCGAGATGTCCTGATTGCAGTGCGGCGGGCGGCACAGAAGGTGAGCAGGGAGATTTGTGCATGACGAGGTTTGCCAGAGCTTAGCCCAGACAGCAGGGAAGAAAGGCCGGCCCAGCAGCCGGGACAAAGTctggctccaggagctctggaacagaggccctggcacaggagcctccctcctccagcaggcgGCTCTGTGGGCTGGGAGCCGGCAGCGGCCACGTCCTGCGCCCTGCCCGGAGCCCTgcggctgcccggggaggcctcgaggctgctgctgctgctgatgcggCTGCTTGGCTCTTTCCAGCGCTGCTGCGTCTGCGGCCAGAGCGGGGCAACCATCTTGTGCTGCGTGCCGGAGTGTGACAGATGGTTCCACCTGCCCTGCGCCAAGGAGGGCGGCTGTGTCAATGTATACTTTATTCCGTTCAGGTACCTCATCTCTCTTTATGGACACCCCTGGGGAATGGTCCGGCATTTCTCACTTTCCCCATCCATTTTCCTCCAGGTCCTTCTGCCCTGAGCACCgtccagagcaggaggtggaggCGACTCCTGAGCCGGACACCGTTTGCCtcatctgcctggagcctgtggAGGACAGAATGACCTTCACAACCCTGGTGTGCCCAGCTTGCAAAAGGGCCTGGTTCCACAGGGACTGCATCCAGGTAGGAGCCCTCCCCTCAGCGCCGGGGCACAGcaggtgctcagcagcagcagcggggcctcgctcaccctgcctgtgtttgccctgcagggacaggcctTGCGCGCTGGTGCTTTGTATTTCCAGTGCCCTCTGTGCAGAGACAGTGGGGAATTCCCTGTTGAAATGCTCATCTTGGGGATCCAAGTCCCCTTCAGGTTGGTGTCCTTCTGCCTGACCTAGCAGGCAGGAGGGTGcaagtgctgtgctgtgccaggtcctgccccaggagccctggccctgccctgtcccatgaGTCTGGGCTTCAGCTTCACCCCCAACTTGGAAAAGCGCTGGAGAAACAGCTGGGACACCCTGGACCTCcgtgagggagagcagcagaaattcatcatctcttcctttctccatcAGAGACCCAGCATGGGAGGACAACGATGCCTTCGCAGATCTAGGAGTGAGGCACGGGCAGTGCAACGCCAGGGATTGCCTTTAccctggaggcagggaggaggcagaggaacaggggtaagttgggaagctgcacctggggctctgcagggaaccTGTATCTCGGCAAGGGCTGTAAGCGGGAAGAACCAGAAGCGCTTGGCCAGACAACCACGTGCTGGTACACTTTGTTCTCAGCGCTATGAGCTTGTttgcctccccaggccctggcaattgctcctgtgctcctcctgtgctgctgagggcacCCACAGGCGCTGCTCTGGCCTGACGAACAGCACACAGAGTTGGGAGTGcgacagctgtgctgggctcggAACATGTATGAGTCAAAGTCCCcggtgtccctgggctgggagcatgCCCAGGCCGGGCTAGGCAGAGCGCAGCATCCActgctggagggctgggggcactgctctggcctggcctggccggGGCCTGGGCGATCtttgacattcctgcttgcccttaCAGCCACCAGGGATGAGACAGAGCTCAATGGCCCCAGGCCGGCCAGAGAGTCAGGACTACAATCTGCTCATGGCTGGTCAGAATCTGAGGccatcagccccagctcccacagctctgtgccGTTGGTGGTGGTTTCCCCGTCTCCATCTCCAGAGacgggcagccacagcaggcccCACCacgcagcatggcagcaggcgcTGCCATCTTCTTCATTGGAcaccagcagcatcagcagatCAAGGGCAACACGCAGCACGTCCCCTGACCCTGAGGACAGGGTCCATTCCAGACGTGCTGGGCCCGGCCGCAGGCAAAGCTGCTCTCGCCGGCAAAGTCGTgcccagagtccacctgtccgGTCCAGGAGCCGCCGTGACGGGAGCAGCGGGACAGGGCCAAGGGCTGAGAGGCCCAAGCAAAGGGAGACACCGTCACGGACATCCCCCAGACGCAGGCGCTCccgccagcaaggctgggcccagagcccacctgtccgctccaggagttgccatgacaggaacagagggacagggccaAGGACTGAGCGGCCCAGGCGAAGGGACACATGGCCAGGGCCATCCTCCGGACGCAGGCGCTCccgccagcaaggctgggcccagagtccacctgtccgctccaggagtgtctgtgacaggagcagtgggacagggccaagctctgagaggcccaggcgaagggacacatggccagggccatcccccaGACGCAGGCGCTCCCGCCAGCAAGGCCGGGCCCAGAGTCCACGTGTCCGCTCCAGGAGTCGccgtggcagcagcagcaggacaaggccTAGGGCTGAGAGGCCCAGGCGAAGGGAGACATCATCGGGGACGCCCCCCAGACGCAGCCGCTCCCGCCAGCAGCGCCGGGCCTCGACTCAGACTCTGCGGTCCCGGAGTCgccaggacaggagcaggaggacagCAGCGAGTGCTGAGAGGCCCAGGCGTAGAGGGACGTGGTCGGGGACATCCCGCAGGAGCGGCCGCTCCCACCAGCGACGTTGGACCTCAACTGGGACCTCCAACAGCAGCGCGTAGCGGCGTCATCTTTTCTTTCTAGGCCGTGTGTTCCGTGCCGGAAGTGAAGGTGAGAGCGGTCAGTGCAGggaccctgagatgtgcagctctgtgagcaaacCCTATTAGCTCTTGATGTTTCTACTGGCAGGAAGAAGTCTGGGCTAAATACCTTGATTTCTGTGTAACGGTGTATTCAGTGAAAAGTCACTTAAGGATGTGGCTAATTAAAAAGGACTCTTGTTCCTGCCTTTACACTCCAAGCTCAGATGCGTCCCCACTGCTTACCCTTGATAATGAACCACTCCTTAATGGGCTTGGATATGCTTAGGGAGACATTCAGGGCAAGGTGGCTCTTAGGGAAGCTGTGTCTGAAAAGGACGTGTGCTGTGT
This window encodes:
- the LOC141730659 gene encoding uncharacterized protein LOC141730659 → MGFLPRDVLIAVRRAAQKRCCVCGQSGATILCCVPECDRWFHLPCAKEGGCVNVYFIPFRSFCPEHRPEQEVEATPEPDTVCLICLEPVEDRMTFTTLVCPACKRAWFHRDCIQGQALRAGALYFQCPLCRDSGEFPVEMLILGIQVPFRDPAWEDNDAFADLGVRHGQCNARDCLYPGGREEAEEQGPWQLLLCSSCAAEGTHRRCSGLTNSTQSWECDSCAGLGTSTRDETELNGPRPARESGLQSAHGWSESEAISPSSHSSVPLVVVSPSPSPETGSHSRPHHAAWQQALPSSSLDTSSISRSRATRSTSPDPEDRVHSRRAGPGRRQSCSRRQSRAQSPPVRSRSRRDGSSGTGPRAERPKQRETPSRTSPRRRRSRQQGWAQSPPVRSRSCHDRNRGTGPRTERPRRRDTWPGPSSGRRRSRQQGWAQSPPVRSRSVCDRSSGTGPSSERPRRRDTWPGPSPRRRRSRQQGRAQSPRVRSRSRRGSSSRTRPRAERPRRRETSSGTPPRRSRSRQQRRASTQTLRSRSRQDRSRRTAASAERPRRRGTWSGTSRRSGRSHQRRWTSTGTSNSSA